In Candidatus Dormiibacterota bacterium, the genomic stretch TCGCCCGCGAGCGGTGTGACGTCGAGGTCGACGTCGTCGGAGTGCCGCACGCGGCCGGCCGGCGCGGCACCGAGAGGCGCACGGCTCCACGCGGGGATGCGCGGCACCGCGGGGTTGGTGGCGAGCACGACCCGGCGGGCATGCAGCGACGACCCGTCCTCGAGCTCGACCGCGGCGCCGTGCGGATCGGAGCGCAGCCCCGTCACCCGCAGCGGGACGCGCACCTCCTCGAGCCCGAGGCGGTCGACCATCGCAGCGCAGAAGTCCGCGAAGAGACCGACGGAGGGGAGGCTGAAGGATCCGGTCATCTCCGCCTCGCGCCCGCGGTCGCGGGCGAAACCGAGGAGCGCGCACGGCCCGGGGTCGGGGTGGTGGACACACGACGACCGCAGCCGCCGCACCCCGAGCCGGCGGAGCCTGCTGTTCCACTCGTCCAGCCACCCCTGCGGATCGATGACGAGCAGGCCGCCGGCGTCAGCCGGTCGCTCGGAGAGCAGGTACGCGCAGGCCGCGAGCCCGTGGGGGCCAGCGCCGACCACCAGGGTGTCGGCGTCCGGTGACCTCACCGCCGCGGAGCGGGCCCGCCGCCGCCGATGCCGAGCCGGAGAACCTCGCCGGCGGCGGTGCCGACGACGAGGGAGTCGCCGGCGACCCACCCGGCGGACGAGAGCGGCTCGCCGACGGCCAGCGCGCGGTGCGGCCGGCGGCGCTTCGCCAGGTTCCACACCGCGAGGAGGCCGTCGCGCCCCACCGTGGCGAGGAGCGATCCGCTCTGCTGGAACCGCAGGTCGGTGATGCGGTCGGTGTGCGCCTCGAGCAGGTGCGGACGGGTGCCCTCGGGGCCGGGGCCGCCGCACCGCCAGACCATCACGATCTCACTCGACGCCACCGCGAGGTTGTCACCGCGATCGTCCCAGGCGAGACGCTCGACCTTGGCGGGATAGCCGGTCATCTCCAGGTCCTCGCCGGTGGGGATCGCCCACACCTTCGACGTCGAGTCCTGGTTGCCGGAGGCGAGCCAGCGCCCGTCCGGGGACACGGCGACGGTGAGGATCGAGCCCTTCCACGCGTACTCCTGGACCGGGGCGGCGAGATCGCGACGGGGGTCGTACCAGCGGACGCCGCCATACGCGGCGACGGCGAGACGCCCGCCGCCGGGCTCCCAGTCGAGCGACGACACCGTGCTCGGATGGCCACCGTACCGCGCGACGATGGTGCCGTCGCTGCGGACGACGGCGACGTCTCGGCCGCCCGCGGCCGCGAGGAGGGCCCCGTCCGGCGACCAGGCGAGGGCGACGACCCAGCCGGGGAGGTCGATCGACCCGAACGCCCCGTCGATGCGGTCCCAGAGGCTGACCCGCCCGTCCTGGCCGCCGGTGGCGAGCCGGCGGCCTCCCGGGCTCCAGGCGAGGCTGAGGACGCCGAGCGGGTGCTCGGCGAGGCGGGCGACGGGGGTGCCGTCAGCGGCGTCGAGGACGACGGCGTCGCCGCCGAGCGACCCGGCCGCCACCATCCCGCGGCCCGGCGCGATGGCGAGGGCGGCGACGTGGTCGCTGAGCCCGGTGCGCCAGAGCGGGACCGCGGCGGCGCCGGGACGGGTGTCGACGGCGGGCGCCGCCATCTCAGGCGGTGACCGGCACGGCGACGCAGCTGCGCAGGCCGGCGGTCAGCTCCTCGCGGTCGAGGTTGCGGCCGATGAAGACGAGCCGGCTGCGGCGCCGCTCGCCGCCCCACGGGCCCGCGGGCCGCGAGTCGATGAGCATGTGCACGCCCTGGAAGACGAAGCGGTCGGAGTTGCCCTGGATCGCGAGGATGCCCTTGCTGCGGAAGATGTCGACCCCCTTCTCGCGGAGGAGCTTGGAGATCCAGGCGTTGAGGCGATCCGAGTCGAGGTCGCCGTCGAGCTCGATGCCCACGGAGGTGACGCGGGTGTCGTGGAGATGGTCGGACTGCTCGAGGAAGGTCGGGTCCATCTCGAGCACCTTGGCGAGATCGAAGGCGCCGACGCCGAGGATGCGGTCGAGGTCGACTCGGGCGTGCTCCGAACGCACGATCTGCGCGACCGCGTTGATCGAGCGCAACCGCTCCTCGACCCTGCGGATGGTCTCGGCGTCGACGAGGTCGATCTTGTTGACGACGATGCGGTCGGCGAAGGCGACCTGCTCGACGGACTCGTTCTCGACGCCGTCCGGCTTGACCTCGTCGAGGTGGTCGAGGATGTGCTTGGCGTCGACGAGGGTGACGATGGCGTCGAGGCGGAGCTGGGTGGAGATCTCGTCGTCGACGAAGAAGGTCTGGGCGACCGGCGCCGGGTCGGCGAGGCCGGTGGTCTCGACGAGGATGTGGTCGAAGCGATCGCGGCGGCGCATCAGGTTTCCGAGAATGCGAATGAGGTCGCCGCGCACGGTGCAGCAGATGCACCCGTTGTTCATCTCGAAGACCTCCTCGTCGGCGTTGACGACGAGGGCGTCATCGATCCCGATCTCTCCGAACTCGTTCTCGATGACCGCGATCCTCCGGCCGTGCTGAGCGGTGAGGATGTGGTTCAGCAGCGTGGTCTTCCCCGATCCGAGGAAGCCGGTGAGCACGGTGACGGGGACCCGGTCGGGCGGGCGTTGCGCAGTTGCCATGCGTGCCAGTCTATCAGGAACGGTTCTTATTAGTGTTCGCGGGGGCAGGATGCGTCGGACCGGTCATCGGCCAGAACTACGGGCTCGCCATCGGCGTCAACGCGCTCGGCCTCGTCGCCGGAGCGCTGGGCAGCCTCAACCCGGTCATCGCCGCGGTGCTGCACAACGCCAGCAGCGTCGCCGTCGTCGTCAACTCGTCCCGACTCACGCGCTGGGAGGTCTCGGCTCCATCAAGGTGGCCCCGGCGGTCCGGGACATCAGCCGAGCACGCCCTCGATGAAGTCGGCGGTGCGGCGGTCGCGCGGGGCGGTGAAGATCTCCGCCGCCGGGCCCTGCTCGACCAGCTCGCCGACGCCGTCGTCGCCGGCGATGAGGAAGGCGGCGACGTCGCTGACCCTGCGGGCCTGCTGCACGTTGTGGGTGACGATGAGCACGGTGCGCTCGGGGACGAGCTGCCGGATCAGCTTCTCGAGGAGGGTGGTCGACCGGGGATCGAGGGCCGACGTCGGCTCGTCCATGAGGATGACGTCGGGCTCGACGGCGAGCGCTCGCGCCAGGCAGAGACGCTGCTGCTGGCCTCCCGAGAGCTGGAGGGCCGACTGGTCGAGGCGCCTGCACACCTCGTTCCACAGGCCGACCTCGCGCAGCGTGCGCTCGACGATCTCCGCCCCCTCCTCGTGGACGACCCGACCGCAGAGCTTCAGCCCGTAGAGGATGTTCTCGGCGATCGACATCGGGAAGACGTTGGGACGCTGGAAGAGCATCCCCACCCGGCGCCGGAGCGTCGCCGGATTGACGGATTCCCTGGTCACGTCGTGGCCGTCGACGAGGATCGCCCCACGCATGCGGAACCCTGGCACCGTGTCGTTGAGCCGGTTGATGCAGCGGATGAGCGTGCTCTTCCCCGAGCCGCTGGGCCCCATCAGCGCCGTCACCTCACCGGCCGGTCCCCTGAGGTCGATGCTCCGGAGCACCTGGGTGGTCCCGAACCAGACGTCGAGCTCGCGGGTCTCGACCTTCAGCGCGACGGCGGTCTCGGGAGTCACGTGCCGTTCAGCGTACCCGAGATGGTGGAGACCGGCACGCCACGGTCCGGTAGCGCCGACCACCCCCCGACTTCTGGGTAAGCTTGTGAGATCGTGCAGGTTCCGGCGCCCGAGACCGAGACCGGCGCCCCCGGCGCGCACCGGGCGGCGCGGGCGCGGGCACGGCTGGACCGGGTCGCCCACCACCGCCTGACCCAGGCGGCGCTGGCCCTCGCCGCGGTGCTGCTGCTGTGGCTGCTCCTCGGTGGCGGGCTGAGCGGCTGGGCGGTGGGGCTGGGAATGGACGAGCAGCGGGGCACCCTCGTCGCCGCCCTGATCGCCGTGCTCGCCGGATCCGGGGTGGCCACCCTCCTCGGCGCCCGGCCCGGGCCGGCCCGGGCCGGCTGCCTGCTCGGCCTGGTCGCGGTCGAGGTGGTGCCGTTCCTCGCCGGCGCCGCCCGCTCCGGTCCCACCGGCGGCCTGGCGACGAGGACGGTCGCGTTCGGCTGGGTGGCCCAGCCGCTCGGGATGCTGCTGCTCGGCGCGGTCGCCGCCACCGCCGGGGCCGCGATCGGGGCGCTGCTGCGCGCCGACGCGCTCGTCGTGTGGGCTCGGCTGCGCCGCAGCAGGCGGGCCTGGCCGCCCCTGGTCGCGGGCATCACCCTGGCCGCGCTGGTGGCCGCGCCCGCCGCCACCACCGCGCTCCAGGACGGCTCGCTCACCGCCCTCTACAGCTACTCCGCCCCGGGGTCGCACCTGGGGAGCGGCCACCCCGGCCCGGGGGTGGTGGCGGCGGCGACCGGACGGCAGTTCCCCGCCGGGCGCATCGACCCGATCTCGGTGGGCGGCCGCAGCGTGCGGGTGTACCTGCCCCCCTCCTACGCGCTCCAGCCCGGCACCTCGTTCCCGGTGGTCTACTTCCTCCACGGCTATCCCTCCACCGAGCTGCAGTGGCTGAGCGGTGCCCAGCTCCCCGGGGTGCTCGACCAGCTGATCGCCACCCGGGTGGTGCCGCCGCTGCTGGCGGTGCTCCCCGACGGCAACGGCAGGGTCAGCGCCGACGCGGAGTGGGCCGACACCGCCCGCGGCGACCGCATCGAGGACTGGCTGATCAACTCCGTGGTGCCCGGGGTGGACGCCCGCTACCGCACCCTGGGCGCCGGCCACCGGGGCGTCGCCGGGCTCAGCGCCGGCGGCTTCGGCGCCCTGAACATCGCCACCCGCCATCCCCGCCTCTTCAGCTGGGCGGCGAGCTACTCCGGCTACTTCGCGGCGCGCCCGGGGTTCTTCGCGGGCCCCGCCGCGGCGGCGAACAGCCCGCTGCTGACCGTGACCCACGTCGCCGCCCAGGAGCGCATGCCCGTCTACGTCGGCGTCGGCACCGGCGACGGCCGCTACCTGGACACCAACGAGGGCTTCGTCGCCGAGCTCCGCCGGCTCGGCTGGGAGCCGGTCTCCTTCGACGTGGTGCCCGGCGGCCACGGCTGGGCCGCCTGGCGCCTCGAGCTGGTGCACAGCCTGGAGTGGCTCGGCACCCTGTGGCCCCCGCCGGCCGACCGCCCGCCCGCGGAGTCGGCCGTCGAGTGATCCGGGTCAGTCGGTGAGGTCGGGACGCGTCCAGGCCTCACCGAGCACGTGGTGGGCGAGGAAGGCCAGCACCGTCGAGTACCAGACCCGCGCGTGGTTCGGCGACAGCACCCAGTGGTTCTCCTCCGGGAAGTAGAGGAGGCGGTGCGGGGTCGAGCCGTCCTCCGCCGTCGAGCGCGCGGCGAGGTCCCACCACAGCCGCAGCGCCTCGCCGACCGGCACCCGGTGGTCGCGGGCGCCGTGGATGACCAGCATCGGGGTGACGATCGCGTCCCCGAAGCGGTGCGGTGAGCTGGCCTCGGCCATCTCCGCGGTCATCGTGCGGGCCCAGTAGTAGGGGGCGTCGGTGGTGGCGCCAAACTGGTCGAGCGCCCAGGGTGCGGCGTGGGTGACGATCGCCGCGAAGCGGTCGGTGTGCCCGGCGATCCAGTTCGCCATGTAGCCGCCGAACGAACCTCCCATCGCGGCGGTGCGCCCGGGGTCGATGTCGGCGCGCGCCTCGGCGGCGTCGGTGATCGACATCAGGTCGGTGTACGGGGTGGCGCCCCAGGTGCCCCAGCCGCGCCGGACGAAGTCGATGCCGTAGCCGGTCGACAGGGCGGGATCGGGCAGCAGCACCGCATAGCCCCGGGACACCAGGAGCCACGGGTTCCAGCGCCAGGACCAGGCGGCGAACGAGGCCAGGGGGCCGCCGTGGATCCAGAGCACCAGCGGGGCCGGCGCTTCCGCGGCGGCGCCGTGCGGCAGGGCGAGCCAGGCCCGCAGCGGGGTCCCGTCGGCGGCGGTCGCGGTCACCTCCTCGAGCCGTCCCGGCAGCTCCGACCCGGCCCCGAGAACCTCCGCCGGGCCGGGCAGGACCTCGACCGGCGATCCCCCGTCGAGGGCGACCCGGACGGGCACGGGAGGGGAGTCGACCGTCGAGCGCAGCGCGTAGGCCCAGCGCCCGTCGGGCGACACCTCGACGTCGGTGAAGGCGCCGTCGCCGGTCAGCCGGGTGGGCTCGCCGCTGGCGGCGTCGACCCGCCACAGCGGCGACCGGCCGTGGTCGTCGGCGACGACGACGAGCGCGGCGCCGTCCGGCGTCCAGCGGGCGGAGGCGGGCCAGCGGTCCCAGCCGGCGGTCAGGGCCCGGACCTCGCCACCGGCGAGCGGGACGACGCCCAGCCACTGGTCACCGGCGTCGTGGGGCGTCGACCGGCGGCCGGCGAGGACGGCGACGCGGGTGCCGTCGGGCGAGAGCCGCGGCGCTTCGTAGTCGTGGTCGGGGTCGCCGGCGAGCACCCGCCGCTCGCCGCTGGCCACGTCGATCGCCATCACCACCGACCGCTGCGAGCCGCCCGCCTCCGCCACCGACCAGTCGCTGACGAGGGTGCGACCGTCGGGGGTGATCTCCCAGCCCGCCTCGTCGTGCAGCCCCCGGCCGACGTGGCCGGT encodes the following:
- a CDS encoding FAD/NAD(P)-binding protein — its product is MRSPDADTLVVGAGPHGLAACAYLLSERPADAGGLLVIDPQGWLDEWNSRLRRLGVRRLRSSCVHHPDPGPCALLGFARDRGREAEMTGSFSLPSVGLFADFCAAMVDRLGLEEVRVPLRVTGLRSDPHGAAVELEDGSSLHARRVVLATNPAVPRIPAWSRAPLGAAPAGRVRHSDDVDLDVTPLAG
- a CDS encoding WD40 repeat domain-containing protein, which produces MAAPAVDTRPGAAAVPLWRTGLSDHVAALAIAPGRGMVAAGSLGGDAVVLDAADGTPVARLAEHPLGVLSLAWSPGGRRLATGGQDGRVSLWDRIDGAFGSIDLPGWVVALAWSPDGALLAAAGGRDVAVVRSDGTIVARYGGHPSTVSSLDWEPGGGRLAVAAYGGVRWYDPRRDLAAPVQEYAWKGSILTVAVSPDGRWLASGNQDSTSKVWAIPTGEDLEMTGYPAKVERLAWDDRGDNLAVASSEIVMVWRCGGPGPEGTRPHLLEAHTDRITDLRFQQSGSLLATVGRDGLLAVWNLAKRRRPHRALAVGEPLSSAGWVAGDSLVVGTAAGEVLRLGIGGGGPAPRR
- a CDS encoding GTP-binding protein — encoded protein: MATAQRPPDRVPVTVLTGFLGSGKTTLLNHILTAQHGRRIAVIENEFGEIGIDDALVVNADEEVFEMNNGCICCTVRGDLIRILGNLMRRRDRFDHILVETTGLADPAPVAQTFFVDDEISTQLRLDAIVTLVDAKHILDHLDEVKPDGVENESVEQVAFADRIVVNKIDLVDAETIRRVEERLRSINAVAQIVRSEHARVDLDRILGVGAFDLAKVLEMDPTFLEQSDHLHDTRVTSVGIELDGDLDSDRLNAWISKLLREKGVDIFRSKGILAIQGNSDRFVFQGVHMLIDSRPAGPWGGERRRSRLVFIGRNLDREELTAGLRSCVAVPVTA
- a CDS encoding phosphate ABC transporter ATP-binding protein, which produces MTPETAVALKVETRELDVWFGTTQVLRSIDLRGPAGEVTALMGPSGSGKSTLIRCINRLNDTVPGFRMRGAILVDGHDVTRESVNPATLRRRVGMLFQRPNVFPMSIAENILYGLKLCGRVVHEEGAEIVERTLREVGLWNEVCRRLDQSALQLSGGQQQRLCLARALAVEPDVILMDEPTSALDPRSTTLLEKLIRQLVPERTVLIVTHNVQQARRVSDVAAFLIAGDDGVGELVEQGPAAEIFTAPRDRRTADFIEGVLG
- a CDS encoding alpha/beta hydrolase-fold protein; translation: MQVPAPETETGAPGAHRAARARARLDRVAHHRLTQAALALAAVLLLWLLLGGGLSGWAVGLGMDEQRGTLVAALIAVLAGSGVATLLGARPGPARAGCLLGLVAVEVVPFLAGAARSGPTGGLATRTVAFGWVAQPLGMLLLGAVAATAGAAIGALLRADALVVWARLRRSRRAWPPLVAGITLAALVAAPAATTALQDGSLTALYSYSAPGSHLGSGHPGPGVVAAATGRQFPAGRIDPISVGGRSVRVYLPPSYALQPGTSFPVVYFLHGYPSTELQWLSGAQLPGVLDQLIATRVVPPLLAVLPDGNGRVSADAEWADTARGDRIEDWLINSVVPGVDARYRTLGAGHRGVAGLSAGGFGALNIATRHPRLFSWAASYSGYFAARPGFFAGPAAAANSPLLTVTHVAAQERMPVYVGVGTGDGRYLDTNEGFVAELRRLGWEPVSFDVVPGGHGWAAWRLELVHSLEWLGTLWPPPADRPPAESAVE
- a CDS encoding prolyl oligopeptidase family serine peptidase; protein product: MSDGLATPPDPLTDLVAYVALPRVGGLWLSPDGGRLVVGVATPDPKGTRYVTALWEVDPAGRRPARRLTRSARGETAAAFTPGGDLLFVSARPEPDAEGGEAEATASLWLLPAAGGDARVVAAMPGGVRGVVVARDAGTVALGSAMMPSATDAESEREIRKRRRDGRVSAILHEQYPIRYWDHDLGPDRTRLLVAEPGDIASGDARLDLRDLTGHVGRGLHDEAGWEITPDGRTLVSDWSVAEAGGSQRSVVMAIDVASGERRVLAGDPDHDYEAPRLSPDGTRVAVLAGRRSTPHDAGDQWLGVVPLAGGEVRALTAGWDRWPASARWTPDGAALVVVADDHGRSPLWRVDAASGEPTRLTGDGAFTDVEVSPDGRWAYALRSTVDSPPVPVRVALDGGSPVEVLPGPAEVLGAGSELPGRLEEVTATAADGTPLRAWLALPHGAAAEAPAPLVLWIHGGPLASFAAWSWRWNPWLLVSRGYAVLLPDPALSTGYGIDFVRRGWGTWGATPYTDLMSITDAAEARADIDPGRTAAMGGSFGGYMANWIAGHTDRFAAIVTHAAPWALDQFGATTDAPYYWARTMTAEMAEASSPHRFGDAIVTPMLVIHGARDHRVPVGEALRLWWDLAARSTAEDGSTPHRLLYFPEENHWVLSPNHARVWYSTVLAFLAHHVLGEAWTRPDLTD